From the Leptolyngbya sp. O-77 genome, one window contains:
- a CDS encoding type II secretion system protein has translation MKFSTANSPTLDSKKPTATARWSAKALSKRGRLAQAAAPSSRSSESGVTLLECLIGVAVIAITATLILPPLFIASASRVQNRRAEQAFQIAQDEIDRIQTLVASGQHTATNLPASAGAFTNGATVGPPTGVAGVRKCVDTGLANQYTGSGVGALQAIPIDIDGITVNGDPCAPEFYMQVFRSVSPNDTAPGGNRQNSFILGVRVYSVIARPNFGSMATPVQPAALNITSGTGSQRVRPLVALYPRMTWSDQGTTLCQLHQQGGTPCP, from the coding sequence ATGAAATTCTCAACTGCGAACTCTCCGACGCTCGACTCCAAAAAACCGACCGCAACAGCTCGCTGGTCTGCTAAAGCGCTGAGCAAGCGGGGTCGGCTAGCACAAGCAGCGGCTCCCTCGAGCCGCTCCTCCGAATCAGGCGTGACGCTGCTGGAATGCCTAATAGGTGTTGCGGTGATTGCGATCACAGCAACCCTGATCTTACCGCCGCTGTTTATCGCGTCGGCATCGCGAGTGCAGAATCGTCGGGCTGAGCAAGCCTTCCAAATTGCCCAGGACGAAATCGATCGCATTCAAACTCTGGTCGCCAGTGGACAACACACTGCCACAAATCTGCCTGCCTCAGCGGGAGCATTCACAAACGGTGCAACCGTTGGCCCGCCGACAGGGGTTGCGGGTGTGCGGAAATGTGTCGATACGGGCTTGGCCAATCAATACACTGGCTCTGGGGTAGGTGCACTCCAGGCTATCCCGATAGATATCGACGGCATCACGGTAAACGGCGACCCCTGTGCGCCTGAGTTCTATATGCAGGTGTTTCGCAGCGTCAGCCCGAATGACACCGCACCTGGCGGCAACCGTCAAAACAGTTTCATTCTGGGCGTTCGGGTTTATTCAGTCATTGCTCGGCCAAACTTTGGCAGCATGGCGACTCCGGTGCAGCCTGCGGCGCTCAACATCACCTCTGGCACGGGCAGTCAGCGAGTGCGGCCGCTGGTGGCGCTGTATCCGCGCATGACCTGGAGCGACCAGGGAACAACGCTTTGCCAGCTTCATCAGCAGGGAGGGACTCCCTGCCCCTAA
- the hpsA gene encoding hormogonium polysaccharide biosynthesis protein HpsA, with protein MSTRKFTRAIHSGLNQVSRAVTQRIQRGIRRSVLWLFHNWLSLNRASAKAGFVLPTTILLLLVVLLTVGSIGYRTYTRTVQTIGERQQRVVYNAATPTIDRAKAKLEYLFDPRRDPRFPSGIPSETWLLGMMLNTGTTVPGTTVTVPRHPSSLANPTFDPYTLPGETRIDLDGDGIVDNAWRYPTDTDGDGTNDATVAYSILYKTDLANIQDTSDTAIRGSGTNPGRASRQEVRNGPLSNNSSQNNACSTGAVAATADGVGRGWLPDGNNTSLLRKNFQVDVYVQPNTPNRPVAALEFQQDRTVEQGNKWGAWFRNDLEIFPGPAFNWNGAMHSEGNIIIGNGSFRSYMISSRFSCLYSADASEVSTVETKNAAGQIDFRGQFLAAKLNNNSSTAGDTSTFELYEGYGINPSNANLTPGTHSVNLGSTAPVDYALDPVILQTEARSASRGVANPTASRPGWAGTALNRNGQGRLIQPPQENPPYVDDSYRADDRYGPKPTYGGREDDPATSIPGLIGEQIPTTETRLVGNTPGVGQDESAVGLDGYWERRARNEGMRIIVGQRLELGDAAGWGGPFPNDTASFEPLKPWPGCIAQNAGRCNEARQRRSLYDNLPAVQGAAIYHRAAAETSADRDRPAACLALTVHPGTAGTLDRSATFENLALNLESGFSAPYDTPGSVISDFLRGRGTNGWEYNLPPANAFSALNTPTMLALQNLANFAGDPRGGAPSFTPVQDQQVHPYPWFSMWGDFSILRRVIARMAAGTSFANLSPADKSTLYTSACTMGMLAYQLDYLEKFDPNAAGVPLGNAYATQADEDTAFTNPALSAQFYAGLRGVIRALDRGVSPFGPLSAANSNDFIIMVKDRGNLDRPRSPETVIALMQQWRDQIVASGTPYSFPNGGGTLTADQMNDYIRLAQMIISKEQVARDRQWGFFGYDNLGDANVAYATRTPATAVQVAGFYGDGKTCRQMWENSGVGSGDPIKYLCSNRPFYPALYNLFPAPREEQPGTGAHPDAAGTLASGGGRAARDHADAANDAYLLARNASVIYQPVRPEAVRLLPRPPATWVLPFENLTAAPAGSTAESTPNNNRDTLIKVCITDNCSRYSLGGNPTNGTFRRVGFKDAALMNGRELLSVRVLDVNLDLLRRAGNGLTGDRWLPAAGIVYAFREDAVSEATIVRPSPADWPSCNTEESLRTEATCRMNTGDVSAFGSTDPPLNESNFVTPKPVDYYPDPDRRPNGFRLKNGSRLDRPGDNGRGLSFISDNPVYIQGNFNLHQNAAGTELQEFTTLLTYDGQQRYANFHSRTLAQIDTNFARAGDLWRPSEVLADAITILSDNSCDGSMQDVFLTVGVAQTATLADARNGDARYGCQGNGNRTTYLNFSRPSDAGNASAPFQTGTTDPAPNTRDVVRDQNGNPTARWMRTNYADSMFRTLTTATLKPQEGDSPIIVGRNGVPRLPRIAASSNSRNYTGAYYPITSDRPLIPALPNTRVNSIIISGLVPSRANQSYGGLHNFPRFNEDWTNNSPLFISGSLLQLSFSQQATGPYDQDAWEVGTDPVVNEAIRYYVPPLRRWGYDVGLQLAPAGPIAQRFVTVRSIRSEFYSEPPANDPYIRQLCNAIQGALPPANRRSCPA; from the coding sequence ATGTCAACCCGCAAGTTCACCAGGGCCATCCACAGCGGCTTGAATCAGGTCAGTCGTGCCGTCACCCAGCGCATCCAGCGAGGCATTCGGCGCAGTGTCCTCTGGCTATTTCACAACTGGCTCAGCCTAAATCGCGCCTCAGCTAAGGCGGGCTTTGTGTTGCCAACAACTATTTTGCTGTTGCTGGTGGTGCTGTTGACGGTTGGCTCGATTGGCTACCGCACCTACACGCGCACCGTGCAGACGATTGGGGAACGGCAGCAGCGCGTGGTTTACAACGCTGCCACGCCCACGATTGACCGTGCCAAGGCAAAGCTAGAGTACCTGTTTGACCCCCGCCGCGACCCCCGCTTCCCCAGCGGCATTCCGTCGGAAACCTGGCTGCTGGGCATGATGCTCAACACAGGTACAACCGTTCCTGGAACGACCGTTACCGTCCCTCGCCATCCTTCTAGCCTGGCGAACCCGACCTTCGACCCCTACACACTGCCGGGTGAAACGCGCATTGACCTGGACGGAGACGGCATTGTGGACAATGCGTGGCGCTATCCCACCGACACCGATGGCGATGGCACCAATGATGCCACAGTTGCCTACTCGATTCTCTACAAGACCGACCTGGCCAATATTCAAGATACCAGCGACACCGCGATTCGCGGCAGCGGCACAAACCCAGGACGGGCGAGTCGCCAGGAGGTTCGCAACGGCCCGCTGAGCAACAACAGCTCCCAAAATAATGCTTGCTCTACCGGAGCCGTCGCTGCAACTGCTGATGGTGTAGGACGGGGCTGGCTACCGGATGGCAACAATACCTCCCTGCTGCGGAAAAACTTCCAGGTTGACGTATACGTACAGCCCAATACGCCCAACCGACCTGTGGCAGCGCTGGAGTTTCAGCAAGACCGCACGGTGGAGCAGGGCAATAAATGGGGAGCTTGGTTCCGCAACGACCTCGAGATATTCCCTGGTCCTGCGTTTAACTGGAACGGCGCGATGCACTCTGAGGGCAACATCATCATTGGCAACGGTAGTTTCCGGAGCTACATGATTAGCTCTCGGTTCTCGTGCCTCTACAGCGCCGATGCCTCAGAGGTGAGTACGGTGGAAACCAAAAACGCTGCGGGGCAAATCGATTTTAGGGGGCAATTTTTAGCTGCGAAATTGAACAACAACAGCAGCACTGCTGGAGACACCTCAACGTTTGAACTGTATGAGGGCTATGGGATTAACCCCAGCAACGCAAACCTCACCCCGGGGACGCACTCGGTCAACTTGGGGTCAACTGCACCCGTAGACTACGCGCTAGACCCGGTTATCTTGCAGACGGAGGCCCGCTCCGCGTCACGGGGCGTAGCAAACCCCACGGCTTCTCGCCCTGGCTGGGCAGGCACAGCCCTCAACCGCAATGGTCAGGGACGACTGATTCAGCCGCCCCAAGAAAACCCGCCCTATGTGGACGACTCCTATCGGGCTGATGACCGCTATGGGCCCAAGCCAACCTACGGTGGACGTGAGGACGACCCAGCAACCTCAATTCCTGGGTTGATCGGGGAGCAGATTCCAACTACCGAAACTCGACTCGTCGGCAATACGCCTGGGGTTGGGCAAGACGAAAGTGCCGTGGGTCTGGATGGCTATTGGGAACGCCGCGCTCGCAACGAGGGAATGCGGATTATCGTCGGCCAGCGACTAGAATTGGGGGATGCCGCAGGTTGGGGTGGCCCATTCCCAAACGACACAGCTAGTTTTGAACCCCTGAAGCCCTGGCCAGGTTGCATTGCGCAGAATGCAGGTCGTTGTAATGAAGCTCGACAGCGGCGATCGCTCTATGACAACCTTCCCGCAGTGCAGGGAGCCGCGATTTACCATCGGGCTGCGGCAGAGACCTCTGCTGATCGCGATCGCCCTGCAGCCTGTCTTGCCCTCACGGTTCATCCTGGCACAGCAGGCACGCTTGACCGCAGTGCCACCTTCGAGAACCTGGCCCTCAATCTTGAGTCCGGATTTTCAGCGCCTTATGACACCCCAGGTTCAGTCATTTCTGACTTTTTGCGAGGGCGCGGCACCAACGGCTGGGAATACAACCTCCCGCCTGCCAATGCATTCAGTGCGCTAAATACGCCGACCATGCTGGCGCTGCAAAACCTAGCAAACTTCGCAGGCGATCCGCGCGGCGGCGCACCATCCTTCACGCCTGTTCAAGATCAGCAGGTTCACCCCTACCCCTGGTTCTCGATGTGGGGCGACTTCTCAATTCTGCGTCGAGTCATTGCTCGGATGGCGGCAGGTACGTCCTTCGCCAACCTTAGCCCGGCAGATAAGTCTACGCTGTACACCTCTGCCTGCACGATGGGGATGCTAGCCTATCAGCTTGACTATTTAGAAAAATTTGATCCGAATGCGGCGGGCGTGCCACTGGGGAATGCCTATGCAACTCAGGCAGACGAAGACACGGCCTTCACCAATCCAGCCTTGTCTGCCCAGTTCTACGCGGGGCTTCGGGGTGTCATTCGCGCCCTCGATCGCGGAGTCAGCCCCTTTGGCCCGCTTTCGGCAGCCAATAGCAACGACTTTATCATCATGGTGAAGGATCGAGGCAACCTCGACCGTCCGCGATCGCCCGAAACCGTCATTGCCCTGATGCAGCAGTGGCGCGATCAGATAGTTGCATCTGGAACGCCCTACAGCTTCCCCAATGGCGGTGGAACCCTGACGGCTGACCAGATGAACGACTACATCCGGCTGGCTCAAATGATCATCTCCAAAGAACAGGTGGCGCGCGATCGCCAGTGGGGCTTCTTTGGTTACGATAATCTGGGTGATGCGAACGTAGCCTATGCCACTCGGACACCGGCTACAGCCGTCCAGGTTGCAGGCTTCTACGGGGATGGCAAAACCTGCCGGCAGATGTGGGAGAACAGCGGGGTTGGCTCTGGTGATCCCATCAAGTATCTCTGTTCAAATCGTCCCTTCTACCCTGCACTTTATAACCTGTTTCCAGCACCGCGCGAGGAGCAGCCTGGTACAGGTGCCCATCCCGACGCAGCAGGGACACTGGCCAGCGGCGGGGGCAGAGCAGCCCGCGACCACGCCGACGCAGCAAACGATGCCTATCTATTAGCTCGCAACGCCAGCGTAATCTATCAGCCCGTACGCCCAGAAGCGGTGCGGCTGCTGCCTCGTCCGCCTGCAACTTGGGTGCTGCCCTTTGAGAACCTGACTGCGGCTCCTGCGGGCAGCACGGCTGAATCAACGCCGAACAACAACCGCGATACGCTGATTAAGGTCTGCATAACGGATAATTGCTCTCGCTACAGCTTAGGAGGCAATCCGACCAACGGCACCTTCCGCCGGGTTGGCTTCAAAGATGCTGCCCTGATGAACGGTCGTGAGCTGCTCAGCGTGCGCGTGCTAGATGTCAATCTCGATCTGCTGCGTCGTGCCGGGAACGGGTTGACGGGCGATCGCTGGCTTCCTGCTGCAGGGATTGTCTACGCTTTTCGTGAAGATGCGGTCTCGGAAGCAACCATTGTTCGTCCGTCCCCGGCTGATTGGCCAAGCTGCAACACTGAAGAAAGCCTCCGTACAGAAGCCACTTGCCGGATGAATACAGGGGATGTGAGTGCTTTCGGATCAACTGACCCGCCATTAAATGAAAGCAACTTTGTAACACCTAAACCTGTGGACTATTACCCCGACCCCGATCGGCGTCCCAATGGCTTCCGTCTCAAAAACGGTTCTCGGCTCGATCGCCCCGGAGATAATGGGCGCGGCTTGTCCTTCATCTCCGACAACCCGGTTTACATCCAGGGCAACTTCAACTTGCACCAAAATGCTGCTGGAACTGAACTTCAAGAGTTTACAACCCTATTGACTTATGACGGACAGCAGCGGTATGCCAACTTCCACAGCCGCACCTTGGCTCAAATTGATACTAACTTCGCCCGTGCAGGGGATCTGTGGCGGCCCAGCGAGGTTCTAGCAGACGCAATTACCATCCTGTCGGACAACTCCTGTGACGGCAGTATGCAGGATGTCTTCTTGACCGTTGGGGTTGCACAGACCGCAACCCTGGCTGATGCGCGTAATGGCGATGCCCGATATGGCTGCCAGGGAAATGGCAATCGTACTACTTACCTCAACTTCTCACGCCCCAGCGACGCAGGAAACGCATCTGCCCCTTTCCAAACAGGTACCACAGACCCTGCACCCAATACGCGAGATGTGGTTCGAGATCAAAATGGCAACCCAACTGCACGCTGGATGCGAACCAACTACGCAGACAGCATGTTTAGAACGTTGACAACAGCCACTTTGAAACCCCAGGAAGGAGATTCTCCGATTATCGTAGGACGTAACGGAGTACCTCGTCTTCCTCGAATAGCAGCTAGCAGCAACTCACGAAACTACACGGGAGCCTACTATCCGATTACGAGCGACCGCCCGCTGATTCCAGCCTTGCCAAATACGCGGGTAAACTCCATTATCATTAGCGGGCTGGTGCCCTCTCGTGCAAACCAGTCCTACGGAGGATTGCACAACTTCCCTCGGTTTAATGAAGACTGGACAAACAACTCGCCCCTATTCATTTCGGGTTCGCTGCTCCAGTTGAGCTTTAGTCAGCAAGCCACTGGTCCCTATGACCAGGATGCTTGGGAAGTTGGGACAGACCCAGTGGTCAATGAGGCAATTCGCTATTACGTACCGCCTCTGCGACGCTGGGGGTATGACGTGGGTCTACAACTGGCACCAGCCGGGCCAATCGCCCAGCGATTTGTCACCGTTCGCTCGATCCGCAGCGAGTTCTATAGCGAGCCGCCCGCTAACGACCCTTACATTCGGCAACTTTGTAATGCGATTCAAGGCGCATTGCCCCCTGCCAACCGTCGTTCTTGTCCTGCGTAA